The nucleotide window AGCAAAATGACGATCAGCAAAACAAGGATCAGGAGAATCAGGATCAAAAGGACAATGACCAACAAAACCAAAATGAACAAAACCAGGATAAACAAAATCAAGATCAGCAGAGCGACGACCAAAATAAAAATCAGGACAACCAAAACCAACAATCATCGGACAATCAAAATCAGTCCGATGCAGAACCCAAAGATAGTTCTGATGAACAAAAGGATAGCTCTGACGATAAAAAAGACGATAACCAGCAAAATTCGTCTGCAATGAATCAGTCAGAGGAACAAAAATCCGAGCAAGAGAAAGAAGCTGCTGACGCAGCACAGCGTGAACAAGATGAACAGCGAAAAGAAGAACAAGCCGCTGAAGAGCAACGTCAAGCAGGCGAGCCCAAAGATGATGGCCTAACTGATGAAGAGCGTCAGGCGATGGAGCAATGGCTGCGGCGCGTGCCAGATGATCCGGGTGGCTTACTACGCAACAAATTTAATTACGAACATGACAGACGCAACTACGAAATTCTCAATGGTGATTGGGAACCTCCCGCGAATGGGGCAGAAAATCGCTGGTAGGTAACCTGCCCGGTATGGGATCAATTATCGAGACGCATTTATTTGCAACGGACATACACAATGAAAAACGCATTTTTTACTTTGCAGAAATTGCTCAGCCATTGCATAGGCTTTTTATTAATGGTGACGGGGCTGAATGTTTATGCTGGCAACCTTACTGCCAGCGTAGACCGCGACACACTCGCGCTTACCGAAACCTTTACCTTGACGCTGCGCTATGACGAACAAATCAACGCAACGCCTGATTATGAATTGCTGCAAAAGGATTTTGATATTTTAAATACCCGTAGCGGTACGCAAATGAGCATCATCAACGGCAATATGGAAGCATCTACCGAATGGAAAATTGCACTTGCACCCAAGCGTATCGGCAAACTGTTGATTCCTTCATTTTCAATCGATGGCGCAGTCAGCGATGCGATCGAGATAACCATCGAAGGGAAAAGTAAATCACCACAAAATACCGATGACAATGTCAGCGTTGAAATAGAAACCAGCAAAGATACCAGCTATGTGCAGGAACAAATCATTGTAACGCTGCGCTTGTTTACCACTATCAGCCTCAGCGGTATGGAACTGTCACCACTGCAAGTGAAAGATGCTTTAGCGGTGCAACTGGATGAAAAGCAATACCAAACCAAAATTAATGGCCGACCCGGTGCAGTCATTGAAACCCGCTATGCGTTATTCCCGCAACAAAGTGGCGAGTTGATTATTCCCAGCATGTTATACCAAGTTGCTATTGATGCAGGCCATCGCGATTTATGGGACAGATTTTATGGCAACAGCCAAAATAATATTTTGCGTTTACGTACCGAAGAACAACGCTTGACCATTTTGCCAGCACCCGCTGCCGCAAATGGTAACAACTGGATGCCAGCCACCAATGTCAGTCTGAGTGAACATTGGAGCACAAGCATAGACGCATTAAAAATTGGTGAGCCAGTTACCCGCAGCATTACAATCAAAGCAGATGGTTTGACCGCAGGCCAAATTAATCCATTGCAAATCCCGCCGGTTAATGGGCTCACATTTTATAACGATCAAGCGCAAAACGATGACCAAAAAAATAATCAGGGCATAACAGGATCACGCATTGAAACTATCGCCATAGTGCCCACCAAAGCCGGCGATTTCACTTTACCTGAGGTGAAGGTTAACTGGTGGGATACCAACAGTAATAGCCTGCGCACAGCAACATTGCCTGCCGTGACATTGCGTGTCGGCTTGGGTGATATGTCCGCACAACAACTCGCCGAACAAAACCAACAGGCGACAAACGAAAATGAAGAAACTGCTCCCGCAACTGTGGATCTTGACACTGACCTAACAGGCCTTAAAGAACAATCAACGCGTATTGTTCAGCAAACACCGATATGGCTCTACATCACCAATTTGGTTAGCTTATTGGCTGCTGCCTATTTTGCATTGGAATTTTTTATCGCCAGACGCAAACTCGCCGGTATTCATGCCGCAAAAGAGCATGAAAAAAGCCAACGTACCCAAGCAGAAAATACCGCATGGAATCAGGTTAAACGACAACTGGCGGAGAACAATTGGAAAGAGCTACGTAAAGCCCTGATTGATTGGGCACAGGTTTATTGGAAAAACCCTTCGCTAACAAATTTACAAATTATTGCAGCGCAAATAAACAGCCCGGAATTCAGCGAAGAACTGCGCAAGCTGGATGAAGCTATTTTTGGTGGCAACAATGCCACACCGAACAGCGAGATATTACTGCAAACGCTAGCCAACCTGCGCCGCAATAAAACGTATCAACATTCAAACAACAGCCCTCTGCAGCCGTTGTATAAAAGTTAATTGCGATAATATTGTAACCTCTCAATTTGGCGATCAAATTGCTCAAACACATGTTCGATGCAACGGGTCGCCAGTTGAAAATAATCGCCCGCCTGAATACTGGGGCGTTCAATAATCAATTGCGTTTCTATACAACGCAATAGTTGCTGGATTTCCACACGCGATGCATCTGGCCATGATGCATCAACACTGGATGCGATTTTATTGCGCAAATGGTTGAGCTGGATGCGCAACACGCTGGAGCACTCACCTTTTGCCGCAACGCCAGTACCCAAAGCACGCGCCTGTCCAATATATTCAGCAATCGATAATAAATAACGCCAATCGGTATCGCTTGCATCACCCGTTATTTTTGAAAGATGGTGTGCATCGGCCACATCATCAATTAAATACAATAAATTAGCGATCAGGATATTGTGTTGTTTAAAGTTTTTATCCGCATCACCCTGCGTATAAATGGATGACAAACGGCTCCAATGATCCACCAAACTGGACCATTTGACATTATCTTTCATCCAACCACCGGTTGCTTCAAGCTCGGCAATAACGTTTTTGATTTGAACCGCCAGAGCTGCAATATTCTGCTGCGCTGCCTGGTTTCCATTGATAAAACCCGTTGTCAAACCGCGGTGCTGCTGAATGTAAGTCAATAAACTGCGCAGCAATTTTATGTAAGCAATACCTTTTAAAAATAATATGCTTGCCTGGCGTTTTTTATAGCTGAGCGAAATAATTAAAAACAGCAAAAAACCTATAGGAAATACCAAAAATACAACCAGTAATGAAACAGGAGTTTCCATAATACTACTCCGAATGATGAGTCAATCTATGCAAGTGGTCTGCAATTTCAGCGGCTTGGCCAGCGCGATAACTATTCTGGTTCGCAAGGTCAGCAACTGTTTCTATATGTTTTGATATTTCTCGTGCGGCGATACTCTGTTGCTCTGCGGCAACTGCAATTTCATCAATCAAACCAAATACATCATCCGTTGTTGTCAATATTGACGTTAACGATTCATCTGCACTGGATACCCCAATCAAAGACCTATTGGTTTTTTCTACCACTTTTGCCACGCTAGCCAGTACCTGCTGCATACTTTCCTGCACATGTGCAATGTTGGAACTGATTTCACTGGCAGAGCCTTGACTGCGAACAGCCAAGGCTCTCACTTCGTCTGCAACAACAGCAAAGCCCCGTCCATAATCACCTGCGCGTGCTGCTTCAATCGCCGCGTTCAACGCCAGCAAATTCGTTTGCCCTGCAATATCGCCAATCACCTGTGACATTGCCGTTACCTTATTCATCAAACTGTGTAATTCGCTGATACGCAATTCGGTTTCCCGAGCGAGCCGCGCTACATCAGTGACTTCACGTGTCGCTTCACCCAGCGCTACGCCTCCTTGCTTACTGTAATCACATGCTTTGGTAGCAGCGTCACGCGCACCGGCAATACGGCTACTGATATCGTCGATACTATGACTAATTTCGGTAATGGCAGCTGCACTGGATGTGGTCGCGTTGGATTGATAGGCCGCACTTTTGGAAACCTCTTTTGCATTAGCAGCTAATTCTGCAGACGAGTGTCCCATTTCTTTTACTGCATCTTTATATTCTGCATTGCGCCGCTGCCGGTTTTTAAAGACATCAATAAACGTGTTATGAAGGCTGTTCAAAGGCCCACTGACTAACTGGTTCCAATCCACAACAACATCTTTATCAACGGCAGCAAGATAGTGTTTTATTCCCTCCAGATCCCGGTTAACGCCCCCCACTATCCCCAGTATTAATACAACCACTAACAAAACCGGTATCAACAACCAAACACTGGCAATTGCGAACACAATCGCCACAGCGACCAATAACAAATTGATAAAAATTGCAGTCAATAATACCCAGGGTTTAACTGAGGCAACGGCCTGCCCCAAAAAACGCACCATTTCAAAACCTCCAACAGCACCTAACAAAAGACCAGGACAAGAAACCCGCACAACATCGGTGCGGAAAAATATTTATTGCTAGTGCAAGGCAACAATTCAGTGCGCAACAGCGTGATATTGTTCATTTGTTGTTATCGCTATCACTGTCTCTTCAACATTCATGCCATAGGCAAGCAAAAAAAAGCGGGCATCACTTGCGCGATGCCCGCTTTATGTCCGACAAACAGTGATCGTTACACTAAACTTTTACTGACCACTTCATACACATCTTTGGAAAGATCCGACACTGCCATAATTCGCTCCAGCTGCGCCTTCATTAAGGATTGTCGTTGTACGTTATATTTTTTCCATTTGGTCAAAGGCGTTAACAAGCGCGATGCAATTTGCGGATTTTGGCTATTGAGCGCGATGATTTGATCCGCAAGAAACTCATAGCCAACGCCTGCATTTGCATGAAAGTTAATAGGATTACCATTGCAGAAACTGGAGATCAGGGCGCGAATTTTATTAGGATTTTTTCCATCGTATGCCGGGTGTTGTTGCAATTTTTTTACTGTAGCCAAGGTGCCCGGCAACACACAACTCGCCTGCACAGTTAACCATTGGTTCACTACCAGTGATTCATGCTGCCAGCGCTGATAAAAGTCATCCAATGCCTTAACAGCCAATTGCTGCGCGAGCGGTGAACTGCTATTGACCAACTGCGTCAAGGCTGCCATCACATCCGTCATATTGTTACTGGTGCGATATTGCTGCTCACAGGCTTGCACTAACGCATCGTCGTTAAGCAGCATTAAATATCCGAGCGCAACATTTTTCAGGCTGCGCGCAGCAATGGCATCTGCGGTCGCACTGTAGGGTTGTTGATGATCATAATCCTGATACACACGCATCAACTCGTCGCGCAATGCATGTGCAAGTGCAATACGCACAGCTGTACGGCTGTAGTGAATAGCTTCAACATCCACCAGATCAGCCAATTCACTCAAATACGCTTCTGATGGCAAACTGAGCATGTAAGCCACCATTGCTTTATCCAGACTGTCGTCTTGCAAGATGCTGCGATAGGCCGCTATTAAATCTGGCTCTAGTGCCCAATTTTTCAAATCGCCGCCTTGCTGGTACACCTTCATGGCCTGATGAATAGCATGTAGCCCCAATTGCTGGCTGGCTTCCCAACGATTAAAACCATCGCTATCGCGGCTCATCAATACAATCAAATCGGCAATGCTGTAGTCATAATGCATTTTTACCGGTGCCGAAAAACCGCGCAGCAAACTCGGCACCGGTTTTTCTTGTACACGTTCAAACACAAACGTTTGTTCGGCACTGGTTAACTCAAGAACCTTGTGCGTGTTATCACCCGTTTCAAAATCAGGTTCGGCATTTTTTAAATAGAGCGGCAAATCCCCTGCACTGCCCAATAAGCCCATCGCAATCGGAATATGGAACGGCAGTTTTTCCTGACATTCAGGCGTAGGCGGGCAAGATTGTTTGATCGTGAGCGAATATTCTTGCGCATCTTCATCGTAATGATCGGTAATGTGCAAACGCGGCGTACCCGCTTGTGAATACCAACGCTTGAATAACGTGAGATCGCGCCCCGATGCGTCTGCCAGCGCTGCAACAAAATCTTCTGTGGTAACCGCTTGACCATCATGGCGATCAAAATACAAATCGGTTCCTTTGCGGAAATGTTCTTTGCCCAACAAGGTTGCCAGCATGCGAATAATTTCTGCACCTTTCTCATATACCGTCATGGTGTAGAAATTGGATATTTCGATATAGGATTCCGGACGGATCGGATGCGCCATTGGCCCTGCATCTTCTGCAAATTGAAGTGTGCGAAGCAAAGTGACATCTTCTACGCGCTTTACCGTGCGCGAGCCCATATCTGCTGAAAATTCTGAATCGCGATAAACCGTAAAACCTTCTTTTAAACTCAACTGGAACCAATCGCGACAAGTCACGCGGTTGCCGCTCCAGTTATGGAAATATTCGTGGGCAACAACACCTTCTACGCGCTGAAAACCAACATCGGTAGTGGTTTCAGGCTTTGCCAATACACAGGATGTATTAAATATATTGAGGCCTTTGTTTTCCATTGCGCCCATATTGAAATCATCAACTGCAACAATCATAAAAATATTTAAATCGTATTCACGACCATAGACTTCCTCATCCCAACGCATGGAGTTTTTCAGTGAGGTCATTGCATGATCACATTTATCCAGATCCTTGGGTTCAACGAATATTTTCAAAGTCACGTCGCGGCCGGAGCAGGTGGTGAAGCTATCTTCTATATGGGCGAGATCACCTGCCACCAAGGCAAATAGATAAGCGGGCTTTTTAAACGGGTCATGCCAGGTAGCATAATGACGATTGTTTTCAGCATCACCCTGGTCAATCAAATTCCCATTTGATAACAACACTGGAAATTTTTTATCGGCCACCACTGTCGTGGTGAACTCACTCATCACATCAGGGCGATCAAGGTAATAGGTTATTTTGCGGAAGCCCTCTGCTTCACACTGGGTGCAGTACATTGTGCGTGAGCGATAAAGCCCTTCAAGCGAGGTATTCGATTCCGGTTTTATTTTTGTGATGGTCAGCAGTTTGAATTCTGCAGGGGTATTAAAAATCGTCAGATTTTCTTCACCGAATTCATAATCATCTGCACCGAGAATTTTTCCATCAAGCGCAATAGAAACAAGCTCCAAATCTGCACCATGTAAGGTGAGTTGCGATGCGGGGGCAGCAGCCGGGTTGCGGTATAAGTGCAACATAGCACTGACAAGCGTTTCACCCTCATAAATTTCAAAACGTAAATCAGTCGTTTTGATCAAATAAGGCGGCACTTGGTAGTCTTTGAGATAAATCGTTTTGGGTGCTTGTTCTTTGGCGGGAAAACCTTGCTCTGCTGCAGTCATAACGAATTCCTGATTCACTCAAATAGAAAAATTATTCAACCCATTTAATGGGCTTGTCGGTGTGCGCATGATCATGTTCGTGATCATCATCGCCACAATAAGTATGCGGCTCCGGTGGAATGTAACCCGTGTGCTGGTCTGGTGGTAAATTCTTATGCTCGTAGGCAATCACCGCTTGCATACACAACTGACGCTGCTCCGCTGATAAACGGTTACCGTCTGGCCATTTGCCCAGCTCTACTGCGCGCTTTAAATTTTGATAAATTTCCGGCGTAAGGCTGGAAAGTAATTGTTGCAAATCCATACATTTTCCAATTTAAAAACAATTAACGTAAGTACAGGTGTTTTGTGAATAACGCGTAAACAGCGCCAGCAATTAATCCACCCAAATGCGCGGCATTGGCCACAGAGCCTGCGATAAAATAATCGACTACGCCGGTCATACATAACACTAACCAAAACAGCATAAAACCGATCAACGCCGAAGGAACAGCAACCAATGGATGAGGTGCAATGCGTTGACGCACAGCAATAAATCCAACCAAGGCGTAAACAACACCAGACATTCCACCGAAGTTGGCGTGCCCACTCCATATAAATTCTGATGCATTCGCTGCAATAGCAGTGATAATAAAAAATAACAGGAAGTGCCAACGTCCTGTTAAAAATTCCAAACGCCGCCCTAACTCCCACATCCACAAACAGTTAAATAACACATGAAAAATGCCTGAATGTAAAAAAGCCGGTGTTACCAAACGCCAAACTTCCCCACTGGCCAATGTATTCGCTAATGGAATAAAGCGATTATCGACAACACCCAGAAACGTAAAATACGCCATCCATTGGGTGCCGACTACAAGCGCACCAAGCCCACTCAATAAAATCAGGCAAGTCACGACAGGTACCTGCAGCGCTTGCTGAACCAGATTGGGAAAACCTTGTGTCTGATGCCCAGAGGGTGCGTTTGTAAAACTTGATGTGTGAGTCAACTGTAACTCGATATCGCCTTGTTCATAACGGGTGAGAAATTCTTGCAAGGCGGGGATAACATCAGGATCCAAAACCATCAGGCATTGCCGGCCGTCCTCCTCGGTAATGCGATGCTGCAAGCCCCGCTCACGCAAATAGTGGCTAAGCGCACTTAAATCCTGTTCGATGGGAAAATGTTTTACGGTAATCCAGTTCAATGCTCTGTATCCGATGGAAGGGAAAAGACTGAAAATGTCAGGGGTCTACATACACCCACACAAATTTATTGGCCTGTAATTGTGCCTCACCATCCATGCGGTATGCCACCAATCGCCCGAATTTAACCGCACTATAGTCCAGACAGGCCAGGTTGGGAGCAAGCGGGCGTGGCTGCCCTTTCAGCCAATAATGACCCACAAACAATGGTGGCTGGGCATGATCGTAATACACCATTTGGGAGCGGTGCTCTTCAGAGATTTCTGCCATCGCAATATGTTCCGGAATCGGATCTGGCTGGAACAATAATTGGCCATAGGTGCGCGCCTCATGCCCCCAGAATTTTGTGCGGAATGCGCGACGGGTATAACCGTCCGATGATGTCATTGTCATCCCATCTGGCAAAGGCAAATCCACCCCGCCGGTCAGGCGTTGCTTGGTCAGTGCAGCAAGAGAGCCCGGCTCAGCCGATTCCAGAACAAATGTCCAATCAATATGGCCATCGCCATAACGTGCACAATGAAGGTCAATCAGTGTTTGATCCCAACAAGCATGCACAGCGCGAAATAGCTGCCGGGTGAGTGGATGCTCGATCTCCAGAAACAGAGGCAACTCCACAAACCAGCGAATGAAGGACTGCCATTCCTGGGAGTAATTAGCGAATTGCTCAAGGGTTTCAGCGATCTGCCTCGCGTTAGCGGCAGTGTGGGGGCGCAAGTAGCCACCACTGCCTGTACTGGTGCAATAGGTGATGGCATTGAACTCATGGTTACCCAGAATCATCAGGGCACTGCCCTGCTCCACCATGTCACGCACCAAATGCAAGGCCTCACGGATACGCGGCCCTCTGTCCACAATATCCCCAAGAAATATGACTTGTCGTTGCCGGTGGCGATATACACCGCCGATTTTTTGATACCCCAGGGTTTGCAGCAACCGCTCCAGAGTGTGGGCGCACCCATGGACATCACCAATTAAATCGTAACCTCTGGCTTCACCCGGCTGGGACCGGCTGATCGATTTATCTGGCGACTGTTTTATCATGCCGTTAGCCCCTCCATGCTACTCCTTCAATAGATGCCCGCCCCATCCCAACTTGGAACGGCAACGCTCATAAAAGTTGTAATCAAGAGGATGTAACAGCTCCAACATGTGGGGCTTTTTACGGATCAGGATTGTATCGCCCGTCTGCACATCAACATGCGAGTGCCCATCACAGGTCACCATTGGCTCGGCGCGGTTGTGCTCGCCCACGACAATGCTGATCGCACTGTGCCCCGCCACTACAATCGGACGACTGCTCAAGGTGTGGGGGTTCATGGGAACAACAACTATGGCATCCAGAGTCGGATGCAAAATGGGGCCACCACCACTCAATGAATAGGCCGTGGAACCGGTTGGCGTAGACACAATGACGCCATCGGAGCGCTGGCTGGTGACAAATACATCATCTACCGCTATCTCAAATTGCAGCATGTGGATGAATTGCCCAGGGTGCAAGACCACATCATTGAGTGCATCAGCCGTGGCGATCACCTGCCCGTCGCGTCTGACCTCCATATCCAACAAAAACCGCTTTTCCGATTTGAATTGGCCCGACAACACTTCATCGACCTTATTTTCAATATCTTCCGGGGTGATGTCGGTCAAAAATCCCAAGCGCCCACGATTAACCCCCAAAAGCGGCACAGCATATTTGGCAAGTGCACGCGCACCGCGCAGCAGGCTGCCATCACCACCGACAACAATAACCAAATCACACGCCTGCCCGAGCGTATCCATATCCACGATCTGGTGCGCAGCAGACAGCAAATCAGTATCAACAATGCGCGCAGCCGTTTCCGCCTCAAGGACAAAACGTTTATTGCGGAGCTGTAAAAAACGGATCAACCGTTTGATGGAATATACCGCGCGCTCATTATTGAGATGGCCAATCAGGCCTATGGTTGAAAAATGGGTCATAAAAGTCACTGCATAAAAGTCACGGAGAGTGCGGTTAGTAAAGCGTGCGGTTAATTAAATGAGGAAATATCCCTGGATTTTGTAAGCTATTATAGCCTCCAGATTCCCCAAGGCTGATATTTATGCCGAATTTACCTGATGATCCATCACTATTGTTTATCCATCAACTCCATCACCAGCATGTGCGTGATTTGGCCTGGTGCTGTTTCAGCGCGCCTATGATGCAGGAATTACCGGGCACAGCAACACAGATTTTTCCTTTTCAACAACCGTGTTCACACACCGGCTTTACACCATCAGACACGGCATTGTGGGATTGGTTGCGCACATTAGATGCCGCCCCAGAGGCATTGGATAAGCACCTCGCACAGCGAAAAAGCACACGGCTCGGAATTTATTACGAAGCTTTGTGGCAATTTTATTTTAACCATCAC belongs to Cellvibrio sp. pealriver and includes:
- a CDS encoding rhomboid family intramembrane serine protease codes for the protein MNWITVKHFPIEQDLSALSHYLRERGLQHRITEEDGRQCLMVLDPDVIPALQEFLTRYEQGDIELQLTHTSSFTNAPSGHQTQGFPNLVQQALQVPVVTCLILLSGLGALVVGTQWMAYFTFLGVVDNRFIPLANTLASGEVWRLVTPAFLHSGIFHVLFNCLWMWELGRRLEFLTGRWHFLLFFIITAIAANASEFIWSGHANFGGMSGVVYALVGFIAVRQRIAPHPLVAVPSALIGFMLFWLVLCMTGVVDYFIAGSVANAAHLGGLIAGAVYALFTKHLYLR
- a CDS encoding metallophosphoesterase, whose protein sequence is MIKQSPDKSISRSQPGEARGYDLIGDVHGCAHTLERLLQTLGYQKIGGVYRHRQRQVIFLGDIVDRGPRIREALHLVRDMVEQGSALMILGNHEFNAITYCTSTGSGGYLRPHTAANARQIAETLEQFANYSQEWQSFIRWFVELPLFLEIEHPLTRQLFRAVHACWDQTLIDLHCARYGDGHIDWTFVLESAEPGSLAALTKQRLTGGVDLPLPDGMTMTSSDGYTRRAFRTKFWGHEARTYGQLLFQPDPIPEHIAMAEISEEHRSQMVYYDHAQPPLFVGHYWLKGQPRPLAPNLACLDYSAVKFGRLVAYRMDGEAQLQANKFVWVYVDP
- a CDS encoding BatD family protein, with translation MKNAFFTLQKLLSHCIGFLLMVTGLNVYAGNLTASVDRDTLALTETFTLTLRYDEQINATPDYELLQKDFDILNTRSGTQMSIINGNMEASTEWKIALAPKRIGKLLIPSFSIDGAVSDAIEITIEGKSKSPQNTDDNVSVEIETSKDTSYVQEQIIVTLRLFTTISLSGMELSPLQVKDALAVQLDEKQYQTKINGRPGAVIETRYALFPQQSGELIIPSMLYQVAIDAGHRDLWDRFYGNSQNNILRLRTEEQRLTILPAPAAANGNNWMPATNVSLSEHWSTSIDALKIGEPVTRSITIKADGLTAGQINPLQIPPVNGLTFYNDQAQNDDQKNNQGITGSRIETIAIVPTKAGDFTLPEVKVNWWDTNSNSLRTATLPAVTLRVGLGDMSAQQLAEQNQQATNENEETAPATVDLDTDLTGLKEQSTRIVQQTPIWLYITNLVSLLAAAYFALEFFIARRKLAGIHAAKEHEKSQRTQAENTAWNQVKRQLAENNWKELRKALIDWAQVYWKNPSLTNLQIIAAQINSPEFSEELRKLDEAIFGGNNATPNSEILLQTLANLRRNKTYQHSNNSPLQPLYKS
- a CDS encoding methyl-accepting chemotaxis protein is translated as MVRFLGQAVASVKPWVLLTAIFINLLLVAVAIVFAIASVWLLIPVLLVVVLILGIVGGVNRDLEGIKHYLAAVDKDVVVDWNQLVSGPLNSLHNTFIDVFKNRQRRNAEYKDAVKEMGHSSAELAANAKEVSKSAAYQSNATTSSAAAITEISHSIDDISSRIAGARDAATKACDYSKQGGVALGEATREVTDVARLARETELRISELHSLMNKVTAMSQVIGDIAGQTNLLALNAAIEAARAGDYGRGFAVVADEVRALAVRSQGSASEISSNIAHVQESMQQVLASVAKVVEKTNRSLIGVSSADESLTSILTTTDDVFGLIDEIAVAAEQQSIAAREISKHIETVADLANQNSYRAGQAAEIADHLHRLTHHSE
- a CDS encoding NAD(+) kinase translates to MTHFSTIGLIGHLNNERAVYSIKRLIRFLQLRNKRFVLEAETAARIVDTDLLSAAHQIVDMDTLGQACDLVIVVGGDGSLLRGARALAKYAVPLLGVNRGRLGFLTDITPEDIENKVDEVLSGQFKSEKRFLLDMEVRRDGQVIATADALNDVVLHPGQFIHMLQFEIAVDDVFVTSQRSDGVIVSTPTGSTAYSLSGGGPILHPTLDAIVVVPMNPHTLSSRPIVVAGHSAISIVVGEHNRAEPMVTCDGHSHVDVQTGDTILIRKKPHMLELLHPLDYNFYERCRSKLGWGGHLLKE
- the pepN gene encoding aminopeptidase N, which translates into the protein MTAAEQGFPAKEQAPKTIYLKDYQVPPYLIKTTDLRFEIYEGETLVSAMLHLYRNPAAAPASQLTLHGADLELVSIALDGKILGADDYEFGEENLTIFNTPAEFKLLTITKIKPESNTSLEGLYRSRTMYCTQCEAEGFRKITYYLDRPDVMSEFTTTVVADKKFPVLLSNGNLIDQGDAENNRHYATWHDPFKKPAYLFALVAGDLAHIEDSFTTCSGRDVTLKIFVEPKDLDKCDHAMTSLKNSMRWDEEVYGREYDLNIFMIVAVDDFNMGAMENKGLNIFNTSCVLAKPETTTDVGFQRVEGVVAHEYFHNWSGNRVTCRDWFQLSLKEGFTVYRDSEFSADMGSRTVKRVEDVTLLRTLQFAEDAGPMAHPIRPESYIEISNFYTMTVYEKGAEIIRMLATLLGKEHFRKGTDLYFDRHDGQAVTTEDFVAALADASGRDLTLFKRWYSQAGTPRLHITDHYDEDAQEYSLTIKQSCPPTPECQEKLPFHIPIAMGLLGSAGDLPLYLKNAEPDFETGDNTHKVLELTSAEQTFVFERVQEKPVPSLLRGFSAPVKMHYDYSIADLIVLMSRDSDGFNRWEASQQLGLHAIHQAMKVYQQGGDLKNWALEPDLIAAYRSILQDDSLDKAMVAYMLSLPSEAYLSELADLVDVEAIHYSRTAVRIALAHALRDELMRVYQDYDHQQPYSATADAIAARSLKNVALGYLMLLNDDALVQACEQQYRTSNNMTDVMAALTQLVNSSSPLAQQLAVKALDDFYQRWQHESLVVNQWLTVQASCVLPGTLATVKKLQQHPAYDGKNPNKIRALISSFCNGNPINFHANAGVGYEFLADQIIALNSQNPQIASRLLTPLTKWKKYNVQRQSLMKAQLERIMAVSDLSKDVYEVVSKSLV
- a CDS encoding nitrate- and nitrite sensing domain-containing protein, which codes for METPVSLLVVFLVFPIGFLLFLIISLSYKKRQASILFLKGIAYIKLLRSLLTYIQQHRGLTTGFINGNQAAQQNIAALAVQIKNVIAELEATGGWMKDNVKWSSLVDHWSRLSSIYTQGDADKNFKQHNILIANLLYLIDDVADAHHLSKITGDASDTDWRYLLSIAEYIGQARALGTGVAAKGECSSVLRIQLNHLRNKIASSVDASWPDASRVEIQQLLRCIETQLIIERPSIQAGDYFQLATRCIEHVFEQFDRQIERLQYYRN
- a CDS encoding YeaC family protein; protein product: MDLQQLLSSLTPEIYQNLKRAVELGKWPDGNRLSAEQRQLCMQAVIAYEHKNLPPDQHTGYIPPEPHTYCGDDDHEHDHAHTDKPIKWVE